Proteins co-encoded in one Setaria viridis chromosome 9, Setaria_viridis_v4.0, whole genome shotgun sequence genomic window:
- the LOC117841076 gene encoding uncharacterized protein: MRTQVFFLTFALLAVLAQSSNRHHHHSHVQSKGHGGGGGGGGELASRGKAAARAWPCCDNCGGCTKSIPPLCQCLDAVPRGCHPACQDCIKSSLSADPPVYQCMDRVPNFCDRRCTAAAAH, from the exons ATGAGAACCCAAGTGTTCTTCCTCACATTCGCCTTGCTCGCAGTGCTCGCGCAATCCAGCAAcaggcaccaccaccactcccATGTTCAGAGCAAAG GGcatggagggggaggaggaggaggaggagagctaGCGAGCcgggggaaggcggcggcgcgggcatgGCCGTGCTGCGACAACTGCGGCGGGTGCACCAAGTCGATCCCGCCGCTGTGCCAGTGCCTGGACGCGGTGCCCCGCGGGTGCCACCCTGCCTGCCAGGACTGCATCAAGTCCAGCCTCAGCGCCGATCCGCCGGTGTACCAGTGCATGGACCGCGTCCCCAACTTCTGCGACCGccgctgcaccgccgccgccgcccactga